The window gttgggctataaatgaactacagcacggtcacatgacttcacgtctccaccgctaagctaaaggtggctaatgttgggctataaaggaactacagcacggtcacatgacttcacgtctccactgctaagctaaaggtggctaatgttgggctataaaggaactacagcacggtcacatgacttcacgtctccactgctaagctaaaggaggctaatgttgggctatagaggaactacagcacggtcacatgacttcacgtctccaccgctaagctaaaggaggctaatgttgggctataaatgaactacagcacggtcacatgacttcacgtctccaccgctaagctaaaggaggctaactCATTGTTGATACCAGATAGAAGTCAGTGTTAATTTGGTAGCATGAACGCCATAATTCTAGAGTTAGctacacacacgcatacacacacacacacacacacacacacacacacacacacacacacacacacacacacacacacacacacacacacacacacacacacacacacacacacacacacacacacacacacacacacacacacacacagtgagaggaTCGGTGGTTTTGTGTTTGGTCTTGAAAGTGAAACTGTATTTTTGATCACATCTAAATATATTCTGTCCCCTTCAGATGAATACTGTGATATCTAAtgactctctctctgttcattCATCCTTTATAGAgcggaggagcaggaggaggaggaggccacCGTCTACAGCTCAGTGGCCGTTAGAGGCTGAGTCCATCATATCCAATAAACAGCATTATATACAGGAGTACCACCTCCTCATATACAGGAGTACCACCTCCTCATATACAGGAGTACCACCTCCTCATATACAGGAGTACCACCTCCTCATATACAGGAGTACCACCTCCTCATATACAGGAGTAAAAGCAGTATATATGGTTAATTaatttatattgaaatatagatatatattttatgtatgcaAGCGACAGAAAGCTTTCTGATTGGACGATTCCCACAGCAATGCTCTGTGGGACTTGTAGATTATTCCATGTATAATATTACAGAATTTTGTAAAAAGGAAGACATATTTGATCAGAGTTTAAGCAGCGAGACTGCGCTGAAGTTTTCTGCTTTCACTTATTATGGATTCATtgactttttgtattttccacCTCTCAGTTTTCACTTTTGCATTTAATCTGctttaatgtgttatttgtcttttatgtaaataaagattttgaacattttaaatattacagaTGTTCCCTTTGATTTCCAGTGATTCCTGATTATAGTAATATAGCTACCTCTAATAATAACTTCACTGTAGTGTATACTTAttctaatatattgatttataGATTCGTGCTCAAAGTTCTTCTTTTAActtctttatttacatatttgtaattcctttatttattcttaaataaaGGAATGAAGGATGGAATCCAGTTCTTGCCCTGGAGATAAACAATAGACCGGTGAGGAAACACTAAGATGAAATCCTCTAACGGGAAAGTAAATATGAAACTTTTATCAGAGTCATAGTGAAAGGTGTTGAAGAAGTTGAGACAGAGAGTTTTGAAATGCTCAGCAGTAACAGGAAGTGGATTCAACATCTCCTTCCTCTGGGCCTCCCTGGTGAGGGAGGGAATGAgcgggaggagaggaagaagaacctttatttatctggctacacacacacacacacacacacacacacacacacacacacacacacacacacacacacacacacacacacacacacacacacacacacacacacacacacacacacacacacacacacacacacacacatcagggacggattaagagtcattgggcccctgggcctgtgacGACGAGAAAAGCCCCCCCAAAGAAGCACCACGCTAACTTCACCCTCACGCGCAAATCAGCGGGGTTAAAGGTTGCGCTAAAAGCACAGTGGAATGTTCTTCAGGTGTGTCTTGAGGATTTACAACAAGTCAAAGAACACATgagtcaaaaataagcaggcGCAATGCAAGGGGCCCAAACCCCTCCctcacacagatcacatcactcataggaaaactgcttgaaatcatgcTTCGTCATCAAGGTTGAGGAGGTGTGGGGGGGGCTcgacaatattctaaccttcaaaagggggggggggggcagcttgCAAAAGGTTAGgaacccctgctttatggtatatcctaccccattctaactgacttaagggcccttttccgatattagggatgaataacattgataagctgtggttcaggagcACTGTATGACCTATCATATGccattctatttaatttaaacacacacacacacacacacaacaccacacacacacacacacacacacacacacacacacacacacacacacacacacacacacacacacaaccacacacacacacaccagctggtATCGTTGTGTGTCTTCTATATATTGTTATGTATCTTGAATCTTAAAGAGGCTGATCTGACGACGATAGGAACACGGGAGATTATGGACAAACATGAAATACTTAGAGTATGTCCCCTAATGTAGAGCATGTCCCCTTAACGTAGAGCATGTCCCCTAATGTAGAGTATGTCCCCTAACGTAGAGCATGTCCCCTAATGTAGAGTATGTCCCCTAACGTAGAGCATGTCCCCTAATGTAGAGCATGTCCCCTAATGTAGAGCATGTCTCCTAACGTAGAGCATGTCCCGTAACGTAGAGCATGTCCCCTTAACGTAGAGCATGTCCCCTAATGTAGAGCATGTCCCCTTAACGTAGAGCATGTCCCCTAATGTAGAGCATGTCCCCCTCACTTAGAGCATGTCCCCTAACGTAGAGCATGTCCCCTAACGTAGAGCATGTCCCCTAATGTAGAGCATGTCCCCCTCACTTAGAGCATGTCCCCTAATGTAGAGCATGTCCCCTAACGTAGAGCATGTCCCCTAACGTAGAGCATGTCCCCTTAACGTAGAGCATGTCCCCTAATGTAGAGCATGTCCCCTCACTTAGAGCATGTCCCCTAATGTAGAGCATGTCCCCTAACAGAGAGCATGTCCCCTCACTTAGAACATGTCCCCTAACTTAGAGCATGTCCCCTAATGTACGACATGTCCCCTAATGTAGAACATGTCCCCTCACTTAGAGCATGTCCCGTAACGTAGAGCATGTCCCCTCACTTAGAGCATGTCCCCTAACGTAGAGCATGTCCCCTAACGTAGAGCATGTCCCCTAACCTAGAGCATGTCCCCTCACTTAGAACATGTCCCCTCACTTAGAGCATGTCCCCTAATGTAGGACATGTCCCCTAATGTAGGACATGTCCCCGAATGTAGGACATGTCCCCTAAATCAGAGCATGTCCCCTAATGTAGAACATGTCCCCTAACAATACTGCATTATATTGTATACCTCACAGTACTCAGAATATGTCCAGATGTCTTAATGATTAAAAGCTTCAACTGTTGTTCTTACTGTTTGTCTtctttaccccccccccccctccaggcCGGCAGGTGGCGGTACAGCGCGTGTGTTCCTGTTAGAACAAGAGTTGGTTCTCTTCCGGAGTGAAGGTCATTCTCCCGCGGAAACATGGCGGCGCCCGACGAGCTGTTCTGCTGGGAAGGAGCCTGGGGTCTCCCATCCGTCAGCAGCGACTGCCTCACCGTGCTGGTGAGTACTGGGAGTACTGGGAGCTGGTGAGGTGGGGGGGCGGGCAGTGTTCGTATCGCAAAGCTTAAGGCACAGCGATGCtggcgacacacacacacacacacacacacacacacacacacacacacacacacacacacacacacattgaggaGAGTTTGTCGGGGGGGTGGGGCAGTATTGTATCACAGCTTGTTACCTGAACGGTCAGGTGATGGCAGCCAATGAAATGCTGTTAAAATGACTCTGATGTGAAAACAGGTGTAACCTGGGGGCTGAACCACGGCCCCCTCAAACCAAGCTCAGCTACCAGAGACCCTCAGGGCCCCACCTCCGATAATTTCACCTGTAGTTTACCTGTCGTTTACCTGTATTGTCGTTTACCTGTAGTGATAGTCATTACGCTGGTGTCTCCTGCACTCTTTAAAGTATAGGTTGTTGTAAATGTTCTTGAAGCGTGCACAAAGAACATCAAGAACCCTGGTTTACTTTGCACAGAGAACCTCTGAGAACcggtgtgtgggggggggggcgggggttgAGAAGGTCGACCCTCTGTGCTCCCTTTCCGCAACAGGCCTTCAAACACAGTCAGTAAAATGttccccttcctctctgctgtgttCTCCTCAGAGTACCAGAACACGCAGTTAACACGTTAACATGTTAAACCCAGTGGCAAGTCCATgggcctgggaactggaaggtcaccagttcaagtcctgGAAAGATCAAGTGCTACCGAcgtgtccctgagcaaggcaccgttccctatactgctccccgggcaccgtACAATTGGCAACCCACTGCTCCcagcactaggatgggtcagatgcagaatgtaaaatccCCCTCTGTGTGACCGCTaaggcttcttcttcttcttcttcttcttcttcttcttcttcttcttcttcttcttcttcttcttcttcttcttcttcattccATGAAGTCTTTTAATCTGGTCAGTGTGTCCGTCCGACCACCAGGGGGCAGTGACGGTCTGCAGGGAGACACCCTGTATCTTAATCAGCGGTTTGTATTCCTAATTAATGAGTGGAGCGGCTGGCCTTACTCCCACAATGCTTTGCACCCTGACTGAAACATGTCGGTGTGGGACACAGAGGAGAGCAGCAGTGCACTATGGGTAATGATGGGGTGTTTCTGTTTCCAGGAGCACCAACGAGGAAGACAGACACAATCAGAAGTCAGGAATCTGAAGTCGTCTCTCAGGATTCTGACTTTAATCGGGAATTCCTGAATTCTCTTTCAGGTTTCATCAGAAATGTCAATTTGCTTTCTGATGGAAAATCTTTTCCTtcagaaaagataaataatcttagaattcagaaaacacatttttaatttcagaaagaaaaagatattaaaatgaGGGGAAAAAGCTGGATTTTGAGAAtgtattagaaatgttttgttattttcataaaaacaatatttacatcaaAAATATCTGAagtattttttctcatttcattttttgttgttttattttttggtgtttttctggaaatgtttgttgtttgtaaaatatgtgtgtgtctgcaggcctACGCTCAGTTTGCAGGAGCTCCTCTGAAGCTCAGAAAGATCTCCAACCCCTGGAGGAGTCCCAgcggtgagacacacacacacacacacttgtaaatCACACACTCATGTTGTAGAATGTTTCCTACTATCTCCGGCGTGGCTCCTGGGGGGTCAGGGTTGCTCCTGGGGGGGTCAAGGttgttcatgttgttgtttgtatcaCAGGATCACTTCCTGCTCTGAGGACCAATCAGAATGAGACGCTGTCCAGACCCTCTGACATCATCATACACCTCAGGAAACAGGtgaacaactgtgtgtgtgtgtgtgtgtgtgtgtgtgtgtgtgtgtgtgtgtgtgtgtgtgtgtgtgtgtgtgtgtgtgtgtgtgtgtgtgtgtgtgtgtgtgtgtgtgtgtgtgtgtgtgtgtgtgtgagtgaccagactataaagtgtgtgtgtgtttacagaagTTCAACGCAGACTTCGACCTGTCGGCTAAAGAGGGCGCCGACAGCCTGGCCTTCATCTCCCTGCTGGAGGAGAGGCTCAGACCGGCTCTGGTGAGGACTGCAGATCCAGACTCttgcccccctcctcctcctcctcctcctctgaggaGAACGACTTCAGTTTACAGATTGAAAACCTCAcgttaaaagaaaatacagattaaagttgtttatttacaacaacaacagatgaATATCATTCCTCCGTCAGTCGCCTCACAGGTCTGTCGTCATCTCACAGAATGTCCCCGTTTCTCTCACAACGTCTAACACAAGTACACaaacaatgtaaacaacaacaaagaggaCAAATTACGACCGGAAtcataaaggaaataaatacgTATTCCTCCCCCAGTGCTGATGTCTAACATGtcaattattattgttgttgttgttattgttattggtAATGATGATGAGCCTCTGCCCCCCCAGATCTATAACTCCTGGGTGGACTCGAAGAACTACGTGGAGGTGACGCGGCGCTGGTACGCAGAGCACCTCCCCTTCCCCCTCAACTTCCTGCTGCCCGGCAGGATGCAGCGGCAGCAGCTGGAGACCCTCAGGCTGCTGAGAGGAGACCCGCAcctggaggggggggaggagctggagaaggaggtgaggacacagggggaggggggaggagctggagaaggaggtgaggacacggagaggggaggagggacagatgatcactctctctctctctcctctgtctctctctccgctctgtctctttctcctctatctctctctcgccctcgtctctctctcctctctgtctccctctctgtctctctccctcttctctgtctctctttcctctgtctctctccctcctctctgtctctctctcctccctctccctctctctcgccctcctctctctctcctctctgtctccctctctgtctctactctcctctctgtctctctctcctctgtctctctctctccctcctctccctctgtctcgcgtctctccctcctctctctcctctctgtctccctctctctgtctccctcctctctgtctccctctctgtctctcctctctcgctcccctctccctcctctttttctccctctctccccctcatctctctctcctctgttcctctctctccctcctctctctctcctctctgtctcttctctctctccctcctctctctctcctctctgtctcttctctctctccctcctctctctctcctctctgtccctctccctcctctctctctctgagcccCTCGTCGGGGGGGGACTGATGAGGCGTTTATGGTCTGCAGTGGTTTCCGTGTCAGCAGGAAAATATCTGATGCTGGAaactgaggtcagaggtcaggaggAAATTTCAGCGTAGTTTCCAGAGCGCCTCAGGGTCCCTGCCTCCCTCAGGGTCCCCCCCCCCGTCCTCTGGGGTATCTCCCGCTCTTGATCTAGTTGAAGGGTTATGGTGGAATATCATAAAGCAGTTTCTGCAGACGTCCCCTGTGAGGAGAACCCTCCGTCCCGTTAGAATCTCAAAGTCC of the Eleginops maclovinus isolate JMC-PN-2008 ecotype Puerto Natales chromosome 4, JC_Emac_rtc_rv5, whole genome shotgun sequence genome contains:
- the LOC134862766 gene encoding metaxin-1-like isoform X2, yielding MAAPDELFCWEGAWGLPSVSSDCLTVLAYAQFAGAPLKLRKISNPWRSPSGSLPALRTNQNETLSRPSDIIIHLRKQKFNADFDLSAKEGADSLAFISLLEERLRPALIYNSWVDSKNYVEVTRRWYAEHLPFPLNFLLPGRMQRQQLETLRLLRGDPHLEGGEELEKELYREAAECMDLLSQRLGAHKFFFGDSPSSLDAYVFAYLAPVLKAKLPNGKLQQHLKSLDNLSSFCSNILLLYFPQDTRESGGQKSSSPPQPEGGDFDHVPNKRRKQLMSALVALGAMLSYALLTGILSIQQLQQEALEAPPDLQTLGSRDEDEEGDG
- the LOC134862766 gene encoding metaxin-1-like isoform X1 → MAAPDELFCWEGAWGLPSVSSDCLTVLAYAQFAGAPLKLRKISNPWRSPSGSLPALRTNQNETLSRPSDIIIHLRKQKFNADFDLSAKEGADSLAFISLLEERLRPALIYNSWVDSKNYVEVTRRWYAEHLPFPLNFLLPGRMQRQQLETLRLLRGDPHLEGGEELEKEVRTQGEGGGAGEGAVQRGCRVHGPALSEARSPQVLLWRLAFLSGRLCVCLPGSGPEGQAAQREAAAAPEVSGQPEQLLQQHPAAVLPPGHQREWGSEVILPAAARGRRLRSRAQQAQEAADVGAGGSGRHAELRPADRHPVHPAAATGGAGGPSRPADPWVPGRG